A window of Cellulomonas wangleii genomic DNA:
GCACGACGTCGGGGTGGTGGGCCTGCGTCTGCGTGACGGCCTCGTCGCCGTCGCCCGCCTCGGCCACGACCTCGATGTCGTCGGGGCGCAGGATCGTCCGCAGCAGCAGACGCACCATGGGGTCGTCGTCGACGACCAGGACTCGGATCACGTGCCCGACGGTACCCACGACCCCCGACACCGGTTGCACCGTGCGGCGTGCTGCGCTCAGGGATGCGTTGCTGCCGGCCACGGCAGGTGCACGCGCACCACGAACCGTCCGTCGCGAGGCCCGGCCTCGAATCGACCGCCGAGCGCCACCGCCCGCTCGCGCATCCCGATGAGCCCGGCGCCGCCAGGGCCATCCGGCACGTCATTCACCAGCCCGTTGGCGACGGTCACGTCGACCCCGTCACCCGGCCGTGCCCGCAGGTCGACCTCGACGCGGGTTCCCGGTGCGTGCTTCACCGCGTTCGTCAGCGACTCCTGGACCACCCGGTACACGGCCCGCGTCAGGGCGGGCGGCGCGTCGTCCCCGCCGTCGACGAAGACCGTGGCCCCGATGTCCGCCCCGGCACTGCGGGCCTCGTCGATGAGCGCCACCAGGTCGACCAGACGGGGGGCCGGGCCGGCGTAGCGGTCGGCGCTGTCGTCACCCGCGGTGCGCAGGCTCGCGATCAGGACGCGCATCTCCTCGAGCGCGCGGTGCGCGGACGAGCGCATGGAGCGTGCCGACCCCGTCACGTCCGTCCCGGGGTCGTCGGCCGTGACCTCGAGCGCCGCGGCGTGCAGCGACACGAGCGACAGGTGGTGGGCCACGGTGTCGTGCATCTCGCGTGCGATGAGCTCCCGCTCCTCCTGCCGCGTGAGCTCGGTCCGCAGCTCCGCCGCCTGCGTGCGCAGCGTCGCTGCCTGCTGCTCGCTCTCGGCGGCCGCGCGGCGCGCGGTGCGGGCGGCGTCCCCGAAGCGCCGGACCAGCCCGACGACCACGGCCACGGCGAGCACGGCGGCACCCATGGCGACGTACCCGCCGCCCGTCAGGTACATCCGCTCTCCTGTCGCCGCGTCGGTCGTCGCCCACATGACGGCGTCGCCCTCACGCCGCCAGTCCCGGACCAGCGACGCGGCCACCGCAGCGCCCACGGCGGCCGTGCACCATGCGGCGATGCGTAGCGTCGCGGTGGCGAGCACCCACGGCAGCGCGATCAGCGCGGCGAGCGCGCCCACCGGCATCAGGGCGCCGGCGACCGCCGTGCCGAGGCAGACCGCGACGGGATACCGGCGACGCCGGACCAGCGCGGCAGCCGCGGCGAGCGCCACGAGCATGAGGAGCAGACCGAGGAACGCGTAGCCGACGGAGAGGTCCGGACCCGACGGCACGGAGAACGCCACCTCGGTGAGCCCGAGAAAGCCGGCTGCCAGGACGGCCACCGCCGTGCCCGGCGTGTCCGCCCACCTGCGCCACCACGGCGCGGCGCGGCCCTCGGCGGGCGGGACCGGGGAGGACGTCGACATGGCAGGAGCGTAGGTCGGACCACCGACGTCCCACGTCCACCGGACGGTCGGCCGACGCGGGTCGGGTGTCGTCCGACCGGCCAGCCGGCTCGAGCCGATCGGTCGACCCGGCGGGTGCGCCCGCCGTCGAAGGATCGGACCACACGCAGGACCCGACCACAGGAGCAGCGATGAACCACCCCGCCCCCACCGATCCGTCCGGCACCACGACCCCGGCTGCAGCGCCGGCACCGAAGCGTTCGTGGTTCGCCCGCCACAAGGTCCTCACCACCCTCGGCGCGGTCGTCCTCGTGGTGGGCGTCGCCGGCGCGCTCGGCGGTGGCGACGACGACACGGCCGGCTCCGCGTCCTCAGGCAGCTCCTCGGCGGCCGACGTGGGCGCCGTCGCTCCCGCTGCGGGCGAGGCCGCTGCCGACGAGGCCCCCGCACCGGAGCCCGCCGCCGAGGAGCCCGCTGCCGCCGGCATCGGGACCCCCGTGCGCGACGGCAAGTTCGAGTTCACCGTGACGGCGATCGAGCCCGGCGTCGCCCGCATCGGCAGCGACGTGCTCGGCAAGGACGCGCAGGGCCAGTTCACGCTGGTCCACGTCACCGTCACGAACATCGGCGACGAGGCCCAGTACTTCGACGGGTCCAGCCAGAAGCTCGTCGACGCGCAGGGCCGGACCCACTCGGCCGACACGTCCGCGGCCATCTACCTGGGTGACGCCGAGTCGTTCCTCAACCAGATCAACCCCGGCAACAGCGTGCAGGGCACGGTCGTGTTCGACCTCCCGGCCGACGCGACGCCCGCGAGCCTGGAGCTGCATGACTCGATGTTCTCCGGCGGGGTGACGGTCACCGTCGGCTGAGCAGTCGCGGGTCGGTGACGACGCGCCCGGGGCAGGGGGCCGGGCGCGTCGACCGGCGCGTCCGGCGCGCTGTCAGCCGGCCGTGCCGGGCTGATCGGGACGGCCGGCCGCGCCGTGCCCCACCGCCCGCACCGCCAGGTCGGCCAGCCCGTCCGCGTCCAGGCCGGGCCACCCGTGGAGCTTCTCGCGCCACGCGTCCGGCACCGCGCCGGCGCCATGGGCCGCACCCGCGAGCGCTCCCGCGATGGCGGCGACGGTGTCGGTGTCCCGCCCACCCCGCACCGCACGCTCGAGGACGTCGACCAGCCCGGTGCCGTGGTGGATCGCCGACCACGCGCCCTGCAGCGCCTGCACGACCCAGCCGTTCTTGTCGAAGTCGGCAGGCTGCGACGCCTCCGCCTCCGCGATGAGCGCCGCCCACCGGTCGCGCCGCTCCTCCGGCAACCACACCAGCTGCGCCGTCAGGTCGATGTCGCTCTCACGGACCGCGTGCCGGATGGCCGTCGACCACAGGACGCAGGCGTCCCCCGCGTCCGGGTCGGCGTGGGTGATGTCCGAGACCGCACGCGCCGCCGACACCAGCGCCGCCTCCTGACCGTCGTCGAGATAGCCCAGCGCGACGGGCCCGGTCCGCATGAGGGTGCCGTTGCCGCCGGCGCCGCGCGGGTTCGCCGCGTAGAAGGCGGCCGCCGATGCGCGTGCCGCCGCGGCCGTGGGCGTCCGCAACGTCGTGAGCAACGTGCGGGTCTGCACGCCGACGTCCTTCGCCGTCCGCGCCCAACCGGCCCACGCCGCGACGACGCGGTCCAACGACGCCTCGTCGTCCAGCGAACCGCCGTCCGCGAGCACCTGGGCGATCGGCACGGCCATCGACGTGTCGTCGGTCCACTCCCCCGGCTCCCACCCGAAGCTGCCGCCGCCGGCCATGTGGACGGGCTGGTCGTCGGGCAGCGGTGGGCCGAACTCGTAGCCAGCGCCGAGGGCGTCGCCCGCGGCGGAGGCGAGGAGGGCGCCGATGGCGCGGTCGGCCTGGGTGGGGGTGAGGTTCATGTGGAGCTCCGAGTGGCGGGGACTTCAGACTCCAGCGTGCCACTCCGGGCCGACATCAGATCCCGCGGGCGGACGAATGTACGGAAGCGCGAGTTCCGCACATCGACTCGGCGGCCGCCTAGCCGTTCACCCGTCCAGGCGGTCCCCTCACCGTCGACTCATCTGGCCGAGCGTTCATCCCGATGGCCTAACGACAACCATCGATGTCGAGGGGGCCCCGTGTCGCTGACGATCCCGGCTGCGAGCGCGACGCTCGAGGACGAGCAACTCTTCTTCGAGGCGGTGCGCGACGTCCGCGAGTCCACGCGTGAGACACGCGCTCTCGCCTGGCAGAGCGCGGCGAACGGGAAGGACCGGGCGCGCCTGAAGGCGAACGCCGCGACCGACGCGACGTTGGGCGCGTCGGATGAGCCCGTCGCGTTCTTGCGCCTCGACCTGGACGACGGCGACACGTACTACGTCGGCGAACACGGAGTCTCCGACGCGGACAACGAGCGCGTCGTCCTCAGCTGGAAGGCTCCCGCGATCCTTCGCCTGCGAGGAGCCTCGCACCACGACCGCCGCGGCGTCGCGCGTCAGCGCAACTACCGCACGGAGCCGATCAACCGGATCCGCGACATCGACGACGTCGTCCTGGCCGAGCTCGCCCGTCAGGTTGCCGAACTGCGGACGTCGGACGCCCAGATCGTCTCGTCGGATACGTTCCTCCAGTCCGAGCTGGCGCGGACGCGATCGCCCGAGATGCAGACGATCGTCCGCACCATCCAAGCGGCGCAGGCCGACGTGATCGCCGCGCCGCACGACACCTTGCTCGTCGTGCAGGGCGGGCCCGGCACCGGCAAGACGGCGATCGCGCTGCATCGCGTCGCTGCACTGTTGTTCGGTCCTCTGCGCGACGTCACGAACAACGAGGTGCTCGTCGTCGGGCCCAACGCCACCTTCCTGAAGTACATCTCCCGCGTGCTGCCGGAGCTGGGCGAGGAGAACGTCGTTCAGCGTGACATCGGGCACCTGATGGCCACGACCGTGACGCCGGATGTCGTCGAACGGCCGGCAGCAGCCCGGCTCAAGGGCGACGCGCGCATGGTCGAGGTCCTGGCCAGGGCTCTGAGCGATCGCATCCGGCCGCTGCGGGAAAGTGTCGAGTTCACGTTCGACGACGTGTCGTGGCGCGTGACTCTGACACCACAGGACGTTGCGGAGATCATCGACGAGGTCGACCGGACCCCGTACGCCGTGGGACGAGCACGGTTCCGCGAGCTTCTCGAGTCCGAAATCGCGACCGACGCGCGCCGGCGGCAGAAGGCGGACGGCCGATGGACCAACCGCAGCGCGACCCCGCGCCCTCGACCAACCGACGTCGAGTCGCTCGTCGAGCGCGTGTGGCCGCAGCTCACGCCTGCCGCGTTCCTCCGCGACCTCTTCGGTTCTGTCGAGCGACTCCTGTCGGCCGCAGGTTCCACGCTCGGCGCCGACGAGGTCGGGCTGCTCCGTCGTCAGGCGGCGCCCAAGCTGTCAGAGCAACAGTGGTCGAAGGAAGACCTGCCACTGCTCGACCACGTCGCGATCGAAATGACGGGTGAGGCCGAGACGTACGCCCACATCGTCGTGGATGAGGTCCAGGACCTCTCCCCCATGCAGCTCCTGGCGCTGCGACGCCGGTCCCGCCACGGGGCGATGACGATCGTCGGCGACATCGCGCAGTCCACCGGGCACTGGGCACGCGATTCGTGGACCGACATCGTCGACCTGCTGGCCTCGCCGCTGCCGACCCGGCGCGTCGACCTCGAGTACGGCTACCGGGTCCCGCGGGCCGTCATGGAGCTGGCCGCACGCCTGCTGCCGGAGGCTGCGCCGGGAATCGTGGCGCCCACCATCGTTCGGGACGTCGAGAATGCGACTCGCCTGCACCCTGTCGGGACCGCGGACGACCAGTTCGCGCGTGCCGTCGAGGTCGTGCGCGAGCACAGCAGCAAGGGACTCTTCGTCGGTGTCGTCTGCCCGGACGGGGGCCGTAACCGCCTCGAGGACGCCTTCCGTGACGCGCGGATCCAGTGGAACGACGCAGACAAGGGCGGGCTCGCGTCGGCTATCAACGTCGTCAGCCCTGGTGCGTCCAAGGGCCTGGAGTTCGACGCTGTCGTCGTGGTGGACCCCGAGACGATCGTGCAGGCGGGGCCGCACGGGCTGCGAATGCTCTACATCGCGCTGACCAGGACGACCGGGTACCTCGACGTGGTGCACGTTGCGGGGAGCCTGCCGCGGTTGCTGGCCGAGGGCGGTGCTACTCAAGAGCCCGCCCGGGTCTCTCCGACTTCTGCGAGCGGCGCAGACGGGCCGACCGAGGCCGCCCCGGCGCTCCCTGACGTGCCCGTCCCTGCCAGGACGGAATCGCCCACGGCTCAGGACGAGGATCGGCCTGATGCGTCAGCCGCACGCGCGCGCCCCCGGAGCCGCGGCGGTTCGGTCCGCGAACGGACGGTCGCGCTGAACGCCGAGAACGTGCTGGAGCTCCTTGCCGAAGTCGCGCCGGCTCACCTGTGGCAGGAGATCCTCGAGGAGGTTGCGGCCCGCATCGCTGATGAGTCGTAACCACTCTGGACACCGACTAGCGACAGGGAGGCGTCTTCGCGCGCACTCCCGCGAGCGCTCGTCGTCGCTCTGCCCGTCATGACGATCGTCCGACCCGCTAGTCCTCCCGCAGGATGATTCAGGGCACCGCCAGCGCGGCGGTCCCACGGACTCCACAGCTGCCGTGCTGAGCTCCGCCCGTGGACACCGCGATCGAGGCCGAGCTCAGGACGCAGATCATCGCCTGGGTGCTCCAGCGCGCCGAGGCGAACGGCGGGTTTCTGCACCGTCAGGAGCTGCTCGGCTACCGGACGGACGGACGGACGGACGGAACCTGCCACTCATCGACTACTCCCGTGGCATCCGCAACCCGGCGGGCCTGTCCTCAACACTGGCAATCGTCCAGTCGGCGCACGGGCCATACGACGACGCCGAGGACCCGGATGACGGGCTGCTGCACTACGCGTACCGCTCCGGTGATCCCGACGGCAGCGACAATCGCAAGCTCCGCAACGCGATCACCACCGGCATGCCACTGATCCTCTTCCGCAAGGAGCAGCCGAACTACTACACGCCCGTGGCGCCGGTATACGTCGTCGACGACGTCCCGGAGGAGCGGGCCTTTCTCATTGCCCTGGACGAGTCGTTCCGGTACATGGGCGGCGTCCGACACCTCGGTGCGGACCAGCGGCGCTATGCCCTGCGCCTCGCCAAGCAGCGACTTCATCAGCCGGCGTTCCGCACGCGCGTCCTGCTCGCATACGGGACACAGTGCGCAATCTGCCAGCTCAGGCACGGGTCGCTGCTGGACGCAGCGCACATCGCACCGGACTCGTCCGAGCAGGGCATCCCCACGACTCCCAATGGCCTCGCCCTGTGCAAGATCCACCACGCGGCGTTCGACCAGAACATGCTCGGCATCTCACCGGACTACGAGGTGCACATCGACCGCGACCTCCTGCACGAGGTGGACGGGCCGATGCTCAAACACGGGCTGCAGGAGATGCACGGGCGGACGTTGACCCTGCCGGTGCGACGGACAGATCACCCCGACCGGGACTTGCTGGCCGCTCGCTGGCGGGTGTTCGGCGCCTCAGCCTGACGCGGCGCGCCTGGCCGAGGCCATCGACGGGCGCCGCGTCGCTGCGTTGGCATTCAGCGCTGAGCGACCGAGGCGACGTGTCAGAGGGCTTCCGCCCGCTGGGGCGACGAGGTCGGTGTCGCTCTCGGTGATACGCCTCAAGGCCAGCGACAAGCACAACAAGGCATACCGAGTCAGGTGCCTTCCAGGTGCTCCGGCCCTAGATCACGGGAGGGCGCCCCGTGAGGTCGAGGTAGTCGGACGGGGTATAGCGCATCCGGATCATGATTGGTCCTCGTCACCGGGGCGCGCGGCCTTGAGAGCACCTGCGGCACTCAGCCCTAGCCTCATCTCCAGCCCTTTTGCGTCACTCCCACCGCGTCTACCGAGCCGAGCCACCTCCTGGAGCAGGCACGGTGGCCGCTCCGACCTGACTGAACGACCCGCTGACACGGCGCTGCACGCTCGAGGCTCCTCTGGACTTCGGCGCACGCTTACCTACTCATCTGAATCCTGCGCGCCTGTGGCGAGTCCGGGGTCGAGACGTAAGCCTGGCCGACTGCCAGCTTCTCGATCTCCATACTCAGGTCCTGACCCGACCTCCCCCTGAGAAAACCCGCCACCTGCTTGCTCGCTGGGAAGTTCGTGCGGAAAGCAATCTTGGTTCCCGCGTTGCCGACGACATC
This region includes:
- a CDS encoding HelD family protein; amino-acid sequence: MSLTIPAASATLEDEQLFFEAVRDVRESTRETRALAWQSAANGKDRARLKANAATDATLGASDEPVAFLRLDLDDGDTYYVGEHGVSDADNERVVLSWKAPAILRLRGASHHDRRGVARQRNYRTEPINRIRDIDDVVLAELARQVAELRTSDAQIVSSDTFLQSELARTRSPEMQTIVRTIQAAQADVIAAPHDTLLVVQGGPGTGKTAIALHRVAALLFGPLRDVTNNEVLVVGPNATFLKYISRVLPELGEENVVQRDIGHLMATTVTPDVVERPAAARLKGDARMVEVLARALSDRIRPLRESVEFTFDDVSWRVTLTPQDVAEIIDEVDRTPYAVGRARFRELLESEIATDARRRQKADGRWTNRSATPRPRPTDVESLVERVWPQLTPAAFLRDLFGSVERLLSAAGSTLGADEVGLLRRQAAPKLSEQQWSKEDLPLLDHVAIEMTGEAETYAHIVVDEVQDLSPMQLLALRRRSRHGAMTIVGDIAQSTGHWARDSWTDIVDLLASPLPTRRVDLEYGYRVPRAVMELAARLLPEAAPGIVAPTIVRDVENATRLHPVGTADDQFARAVEVVREHSSKGLFVGVVCPDGGRNRLEDAFRDARIQWNDADKGGLASAINVVSPGASKGLEFDAVVVVDPETIVQAGPHGLRMLYIALTRTTGYLDVVHVAGSLPRLLAEGGATQEPARVSPTSASGADGPTEAAPALPDVPVPARTESPTAQDEDRPDASAARARPRSRGGSVRERTVALNAENVLELLAEVAPAHLWQEILEEVAARIADES
- a CDS encoding DUF4352 domain-containing protein, giving the protein MNHPAPTDPSGTTTPAAAPAPKRSWFARHKVLTTLGAVVLVVGVAGALGGGDDDTAGSASSGSSSAADVGAVAPAAGEAAADEAPAPEPAAEEPAAAGIGTPVRDGKFEFTVTAIEPGVARIGSDVLGKDAQGQFTLVHVTVTNIGDEAQYFDGSSQKLVDAQGRTHSADTSAAIYLGDAESFLNQINPGNSVQGTVVFDLPADATPASLELHDSMFSGGVTVTVG
- a CDS encoding HNH endonuclease, producing the protein MLSSARGHRDRGRAQDADHRLGAPARRGERRVSAPSGAARLPDGRTDGRNLPLIDYSRGIRNPAGLSSTLAIVQSAHGPYDDAEDPDDGLLHYAYRSGDPDGSDNRKLRNAITTGMPLILFRKEQPNYYTPVAPVYVVDDVPEERAFLIALDESFRYMGGVRHLGADQRRYALRLAKQRLHQPAFRTRVLLAYGTQCAICQLRHGSLLDAAHIAPDSSEQGIPTTPNGLALCKIHHAAFDQNMLGISPDYEVHIDRDLLHEVDGPMLKHGLQEMHGRTLTLPVRRTDHPDRDLLAARWRVFGASA
- a CDS encoding ADP-ribosylglycohydrolase family protein, which codes for MNLTPTQADRAIGALLASAAGDALGAGYEFGPPLPDDQPVHMAGGGSFGWEPGEWTDDTSMAVPIAQVLADGGSLDDEASLDRVVAAWAGWARTAKDVGVQTRTLLTTLRTPTAAAARASAAAFYAANPRGAGGNGTLMRTGPVALGYLDDGQEAALVSAARAVSDITHADPDAGDACVLWSTAIRHAVRESDIDLTAQLVWLPEERRDRWAALIAEAEASQPADFDKNGWVVQALQGAWSAIHHGTGLVDVLERAVRGGRDTDTVAAIAGALAGAAHGAGAVPDAWREKLHGWPGLDADGLADLAVRAVGHGAAGRPDQPGTAG
- a CDS encoding sensor histidine kinase, which encodes MSTSSPVPPAEGRAAPWWRRWADTPGTAVAVLAAGFLGLTEVAFSVPSGPDLSVGYAFLGLLLMLVALAAAAALVRRRRYPVAVCLGTAVAGALMPVGALAALIALPWVLATATLRIAAWCTAAVGAAVAASLVRDWRREGDAVMWATTDAATGERMYLTGGGYVAMGAAVLAVAVVVGLVRRFGDAARTARRAAAESEQQAATLRTQAAELRTELTRQEERELIAREMHDTVAHHLSLVSLHAAALEVTADDPGTDVTGSARSMRSSAHRALEEMRVLIASLRTAGDDSADRYAGPAPRLVDLVALIDEARSAGADIGATVFVDGGDDAPPALTRAVYRVVQESLTNAVKHAPGTRVEVDLRARPGDGVDVTVANGLVNDVPDGPGGAGLIGMRERAVALGGRFEAGPRDGRFVVRVHLPWPAATHP